Within the Nocardioides humi genome, the region CGTCTCGGCTCGCCGAGACCTTGAGCACGGCGTTGTCGCGCGCGCCGGCGGCGTCCTCGATGGTGTAGCCGATGTTCGTCGCCGCGGCTCCGGTGTCGGGCGCGTCGCCGACCTCGAGCTCGATGAAGCCGTTCTCGTGCTTGGCCTCCTTGGTGCTGTTGAGCTGGGCGATGCGCAGCGGGTCGTCGTCGGGGTCGACGTCGTTGGTCAGCACGTTGTAGGAGATGGTCCGGTTCGGCTGGACCAGGACGTTGTCGTCCAGCGCGACCGGCGGCTGGTTCTCCGTCTCCTCCGGGACGACGCCCACGCGCACCTCGGCGACGCCGGTGGCGCCGTACTTGTCCTGCACCAGGATCTGGAAGAAGTCGGTGCCGGTCTTGCCCTCGAAGGCCTCGTACCGGATCCAGTCCACACCGGTGTCGAGGACCCGGCCGAGGGACGGCGCCGTGAGGATGCTGCGGAACGCCACCGAGTCGCCGTCGGGGTCGGCGCCGGCGAGGTCGACGGAGATGACCTTCGGGCGCCCGGCGATCACCCGGTCGATGATGGGCTGCGGGAGCGGCGGATGGTTGTTCTTCGCCGAGTCGGCCACGACGTAGATGCTCACCTCGGCGGTGGCCTTGAGTCCGTCGGTGTCCCGGACGCCGTAGATCACCGAGTAGGTGCCCGGCTCCTCGGGCGCCCGCAGCCGCAGCGCGTCGCCCGCGACCCACACGTCGAGGTTCTGCTCGTTGATCAGGTCGGACTGGAACAGCCGGGGCTTGCCGCCGTCGGGGTCCGAGTCGTTGCCGAGCACCGGGATCGTGGTGACCGAGCCCGCGCGCACCGTCACCTGGTCCTTGTTGGCGACCGGATGGCGGTTCTCCTGGGTGGAGCGCCGCTGGGTGATGACGAGCTGGCCGACGGCCGAGCTGCGGCCGTCGGACACGACGTACTCGACCGTCGCCTGCTGGCCCACGATGTCGGTGGCCGAGCTGACCACCGCGAGCCGCTTGTCGACGACGGACACCTTCACGCCCGGGATCGAGGGGCGGCCGATCCGCTTGACGACGAGGACGTCGCCGTCGGGATCGAGGTCGTTGAGCAGCAGGTCGACCTGCGCGGTCCCGCCGGGCGTGATGACGGCCTTGTCCCGCACGGCCACCGGCGGCCGGTTGTCCTTCGGCGGCGACTCGATGTCGAGCCGGATGAGGGACGACCGCGTCGCGGAGGAGTTGTAGGCGGTGTACTCCAGGTAGTAGCTGCGCGCCCGCGCCGAGTAGAACGTGAACGTCCCGGAGTCGAGGTCCTTGGAGATCTCGGTGCCGGCGTCGTCGCCGACCACCTTGACGCTCTTCAGCGTCAGGTCGCTGCCCTCGGGGTTGCGGTCGTTGGTCAGCGGCTGGACGACGACGCGGGTGCCGGCGACGCCGGACGCCAGGTCGGGCACGAGCTCGGGCGGGGCGGTGTCGCCCAGGATCTGCACGGGCAGCTTGCCGACGAAGCTGTCGAAGCCGTCCTCGATGGTGTACTCGATCTCGGTCACCTTCGCCCCGGCCCCGGTGTCGGAGAAGGTGATCGTGCCGTCGGGGCGGAACTCCACCTCTCCGCCGCGGGCGGTGGCGTCGGTCAGGGTGAGGTCGTCGCCGTCCATGTCGAAGAAGTCGGCCAGCAGGTAGTAGCTGGACGTCGCCCCTCGCGCGACGGTGAGCCGCGGCTCGCGGTCCTCCATCATCTGCGGCTTGGTGTTCTGGCCGTCGTCGCGGATGCGCAGCCGGACCTCGGCCCAGACCTCCTCGTTCACCCGGCCGTCGGTGACGTAGTAGCGGAAGGTCGACACGCCGGTGGCGTCCGCCGGGACGGCGACCTGGAGCTGGGTGCCGCCGCCGACGATCTTGACCTCGAGCTGGGGTCCGCTGACGTGCTGGGTCTTGGAGATGCTGATGATGTCGCCGTCGGGTCGTGGTCGTTGAGCGCGACCACGGGCAGCACGGTCGAGCGGCCGGGGCGGGCGCCGAGATCGTCGTCCTGCGGCTCCGGAGGCCGGTTCTCCTGGTCCGGGATCTCGTCGGTGGTCTCCTTGAGCTTCGACTTGTTCTGGTTCTGCGGGTCCACCGCCGGCCAGTTGTCGATCTTCGCCTTGCCGGGGTCCTGCACCAGCCAGCTGTCGCCCGTGATGGCGTCGTTGAGGACCACCACGTCGCGGTTGACGCGGAACTGGAGGTGGGCGCCGGCCTGCATGCCCGGGACGGGCGAGGTGTCGTCGAAGGAGTCGTCGGCGCAGTCGCGCAGGTAGTTGTGGGGCGACTGCGGGTCGGCCCACGCGGCGTACACGCAGCCGGTGGCGGTCAGCTGCACCGGGGCCGCCGGAGCGCCGGCGACCTGGCCTCGGCTGATCCGTGACAGCCCGCCGCCGTCGACCGGGGTCCTCTCCAGGCCCTCGGCGGTCGCGAGGTAGAGGTCGTCGCTGGCGCCGGACGGCTGCTGCAGCTCGACCTCGGACGGGTCCGCCGCCTCCACCACGACCGGCTTCGCGCCGGGGCGGCGCAGCTCGAGCGAGTTCCGGTCGAACAGGACCGGGGTGTCGCCGACGACCGTCAGCGCGACCATGTCGGGGTCGGTGCCGAGCTTCCCGCCGAGGTCGATCCGGTCGCCGGCCACGGCGTTGCCGGCCTCGTCGAGGGTGACCGGCGTGATCTCGCCGTCGCGGCCGAGCACGTAGGCGCGCCCGTCGGTGCCGACGGCCGCGGTGAGGGCGCCCTCGAGGTCCGGCTGCGCGGTCTTCGCGGAGAACCCGCGCAGCCGCGCGGCCGAGCGGACCCAGGCCTTGCCGCTCACCTTGTCGACGACCGCGAAGGTCGAGCCGCCGTTGGCCACGACCGCGCCGGTGGGCAGGCCGGTCGGGTCCTGGAGGGCGGCCTTGGCCACGTCGACGGGCTTGACCGAGCGCTCCGAGGACGTGTCGTCGACGTACAGGCTGGTGGCCCGCTGGAAGATGTCGAAGTTCGCGCTCGCGGCCTCGACGCCGAGGTCGAGCTCCTTGATCTGCGGGTTGAGCCGGGCCACCAGGCCCTGGTCGCGGTTGGTGACCCAGACCCCGCCGTCGTTGAGCTCGACCTCGGTGAACGGCTTCCCGTCGTGCTGGTAGGCGAGCACCACGAGGGTGCCCAGCAGGACGGCGAGCGCCGTGGCGGACGCGGTCCGGCGCCAGCGGCGCAGCGCGGTCATCGGCCCACCACGCAGACCTGGTCGGACGGCGGCGACGGCGGGCTGCCCACCCGGGACAGGGACACCTGGATGCACACCGTCGCGTCGCGCGGCACGGTCAGCGTCTTGCTCGTCGCGGCGGTGTACTCGGGAGCGTCCTGGTCCGCGCCGTCACCCGTCAGCAGGACCTTGAACTCGTCGCGCTCACGGGGCTCGTCCTGGGTCCAGGTGAAGGTCCAGCGGGTCCCCTTGCCCGACTTGCTGACGACCGGCGCCGGGGGCACGTCGATCACGGCGTCGGGCGGGTCCTCGCCGCGCAGCGGCCCGTCCTGCGGGCCGTCGTCGCCGCCGCTGCCCGCCACCAGGGCGTACCCGACCGCGGCGACCAGCGCCACCGCGACGGCGCCGATGCCGATCCGCGCCGGCAGGGCGAGCCTGCGGTCGCCGTCGCGGCGCGGCGGCGGGCGCCGCGCGGAGGAGCTGCCGGTGGCGGCCCGGGCCGCGCCCGGCCGCGACGCGTGCTCGTCGGCCGCCGGCTGCAGCGGTCCGAGGCGCTCGTGGACCGCCGCCGGGATGATCACCGAGACCGGCCGGACCAGGGTGCGGGCGTCGTTGGGGTGTCCCTCCCCCACGGCCGCCGGGGACGCGTCCATGACCTCGAGCCGGGTCGGCGACTGCCGCAGCTCGATCTGCACGTCCTGGAGCTGCCGGCCGAGCACCATCGCGGAGACCGGGCGCTTGTCGATCTCGACCGCCATCGCCCGCCGCAGCACGTCGATCAGGGACGCCGGGACGTCGGGCCGGCGCAGCGGCGTCAGCTGCCCGCGCTCGATCCGGGTCATCAGGCTGGCGTTGTCGTTGGGCGCGTCGCGGCGCTCGTACGGCGGGTGGCCGATGAGCAGCGAGTAGAGGGTGGCGGCGAGCGAGTAGACGTCGCTGCGGACGTCGTGGCTGTCGGCGGTCAGCGACTCCGGCGGGGACCACGGGATCGACAGGCCCTGGGCGCCCGCGCCGGTCTCACCCACCACCGAGGCGATGCCGAAGTCGGTGAGGAGGGGGACGCCGAAGGTGCTGGTGAGGATGTTGTGGGGCTTGATGTCGCGGTGCAGGATCCCCGCGCGGTGGGCGGTCTCGACCGCGCTGGCGATCTTCACCCCGATGTCGAGGACCTCGCCGACCGCCAGCGGCTGGGTGCGGTAGCGCTGCGCGACGTGCGGCGGCGGGCAGAACTCCATCACCAGGAAGGCCCGGCCGTCGGAGCTCACGCCCGCCTGGTAGATCGGCACGATCGAGGGGTGGTTGGACAGCTGCGCCATCACGTTCGCCTCGGCGCGGAACAGCTCGATGGACGCCGCGTCGCTGCCGCTGCGCAGCACCTTGATCGCGACCTGCCGGGTCGGCAGCTCCTGCTGGTAGCGGAACACGTCGGCGAAGCCGCCCTCGCCGACGAGGTCGACGAAGGTGAAGCCGGGGATCTCGGGAGCGTGCATCAGCCCGCCTCGGGAGGCGCCGGCACGACCGTGGCGGTGAGCCCCTTGGACAGGGTGAGGACGTCGCCGATCGCGACCTCCGTCGCGACGCCGCGGTCCAGCGGCACCGGCACCCGGCCCT harbors:
- a CDS encoding serine/threonine-protein kinase, whose translation is MHAPEIPGFTFVDLVGEGGFADVFRYQQELPTRQVAIKVLRSGSDAASIELFRAEANVMAQLSNHPSIVPIYQAGVSSDGRAFLVMEFCPPPHVAQRYRTQPLAVGEVLDIGVKIASAVETAHRAGILHRDIKPHNILTSTFGVPLLTDFGIASVVGETGAGAQGLSIPWSPPESLTADSHDVRSDVYSLAATLYSLLIGHPPYERRDAPNDNASLMTRIERGQLTPLRRPDVPASLIDVLRRAMAVEIDKRPVSAMVLGRQLQDVQIELRQSPTRLEVMDASPAAVGEGHPNDARTLVRPVSVIIPAAVHERLGPLQPAADEHASRPGAARAATGSSSARRPPPRRDGDRRLALPARIGIGAVAVALVAAVGYALVAGSGGDDGPQDGPLRGEDPPDAVIDVPPAPVVSKSGKGTRWTFTWTQDEPRERDEFKVLLTGDGADQDAPEYTAATSKTLTVPRDATVCIQVSLSRVGSPPSPPSDQVCVVGR